The proteins below come from a single Mya arenaria isolate MELC-2E11 chromosome 6, ASM2691426v1 genomic window:
- the LOC128237743 gene encoding neuronal acetylcholine receptor subunit alpha-10-like has protein sequence MTLDVSDRKCIRGDIPLCCFYSNDLPPKLENVSSEQRLMHDLLWKYESSVRPVYNSSMPVEVALGLTLTQILDLDEKNQVLTTNVWMEVEWHDEKLMWTAIDYEGTDNIRIPGRKIWLPDIVLYNSVEDYTSGYMPSLAMVYSDGRVFWGPVVRFRSSCKIDTTYFPFDDQVCSLKLGSWAYNGFQVNVNNRSNTIDLSNYVDNGEWKLIGIKVTRNSVIYNCCVEPFPDVMFYIRLRRRVKYYFMNIIIPCIILSFLCLAGFLLPPESGEKVTLGLSVLLTITVFMLMVADKMPQTSESVSLISIYLMVVLSMSCVSILFSVYILSIHHQRGKPLRCPKIIKFVFFSIIAPALCLKLRSTGSRRVSAGVPGTTDDNEIEDEKKNKLDGKNTNDYIELERLERFEGLEGLNDMNYADESFHNITITGETTLADLDPILNHYNDKEKSVNELIMWLRTKQRSEFIEDTSFQEWRDVAYVMDRLLFVVFLTSTILSTALILSRRPEVKHELSGFTEISID, from the exons ATGACGCTTGACGTTTCTGATAGAAAGTGTATACGAGGAGATATTCCCCTGTGCT GTTTTTACAGTAACGATTTACCACCAAAGCTTGAGAATGTGTCGAGCGAGCAGAGGCTCATGCATGATCTGCTATGGAAGTATGAAAGCTCCGTCCGACCGGTCTATAATTCATCCATGCCAGTCGAAGTTGCCCTAGGTCTGACCTTGACCCAGATTCTCGACCTT gaTGAGAAAAACCAAGTACTAACAACCAACGTATGGATGGAAGTG GAATGGCATGACGAGAAATTAATGTGGACAGCGATTGACTATGAGGGAACGGACAACATCCGGATTCCCGGTAGGAAAATCTGGCTGCCCGATATTGTCCTCTACAACAG TGTAGAAGACTACACCTCTGGGTACATGCCGAGTCTGGCGATGGTGTACAGTGACGGTCGGGTGTTCTGGGGTCCTGTGGTAAGGTTCCGAAGCTCCTGCAAGATTGACACCACGTACTTCCCTTTCGACGACCAG GTGTGTTCCCTAAAGCTGGGTTCCTGGGCCTACAACGGTTTCCAAGTGAACGTGAACAATAGATCAAACACCATCGATCTTTCCAACTACGTTGATAACGGCGAGTGGAAACTGATAGGTATCAAG GTTACTCGCAACTCGGTGATCTACAACTGCTGTGTGGAGCCATTTCCTGATGTTATGTTCTATATCCGTTTGCGCAGGCGCGTCAAGTACTACTTCATGAATATCATCATTCCCTGCATCATCCTCTCTTTCCTTTGTCTGGCAGG ATTCCTGTTGCCTCCGGAGAGCGGCGAGAAGGTGACGCTAGGGCTCTCTGTTCTCCTTACAATCACCGTCTTCATGCTCATGGTTGCCGACAAGATGCCGCAGACCTCAGAAAGTGTCTCCCTTATTA GTATATACCTGATGGTGGTCCTGTCCATGAGCTGTGTGTCCATCCTATTCTCCGTCTACATACTGAGTATCCACCATCAGCGAGGCAAACCTCTTCGTTGCCCCAAAATCATCAAATTCGTCTTCTTCTCAATCATCGCACCTGCTCTTTGCCTCAAATTGAGGTCGACTGGTTCCCGACGTGTAAGCGCGGGAGTACCGGGAACCACCGACGATAACGAAATCGAGgatgaaaagaaaaataaattggaTGGTAAAAATACGAATGATTACATTGAACTTGAACGCTTAGAACGATTTGAAGGTTTGGAAGGGTTAAACGATATGAACTATGCTGATGAAAGTTTTCATAATATCACTATCACTGGTGAAACGACGCTGGCTGATCTGGACCCGATATTGAACCACTACAATGACAAGGAAAAGTCTGTAAATGAACTGATTATGTGGCTGCGTACTAAGCAGAGATCTGAGTTTATTGAAGACACATCATTCCAGGAATGGCGAGATGTGGCTTATGTCATGGATAGAttactgtttgttgtttttctaaccAGCACCATCTTGTCCACGGCGCTCATTTTGAGTCGCCGTCCAGAAGTTAAACATGAATTAAGTGGCTTCACTGAGATCAGTATAGACTAG